A window of the Procambarus clarkii isolate CNS0578487 chromosome 77, FALCON_Pclarkii_2.0, whole genome shotgun sequence genome harbors these coding sequences:
- the LOC123751054 gene encoding uncharacterized protein: MKTVNSGGPCVPQGAPVGPGSPLTSSPMSVTSPLLTYTTPTPISPPPQALSPAQPYTTLAPIHHPRSLPSPGACPPGHPYWQQQHDSPQLPPSHSIPQASQPGSPIPHVQQQLHHHHSASSDSLSQSSLPNYPPHTASPHSHPQHPHPQHPHHLPPHAHGPPQHPPTPTSQSHDNHGSPHLCPPGPPCPPQHHMNHPPHGGYMPPTSIAPPVSSADHMSLPPTASSPGLAAHHWDMKPPVSAPYMYSWYAPDQQHLLT, from the coding sequence ATGAAGACAGTTAACTCAGGCGGGCCGTGTGTGCCTCAGGGTGCCCCGGTAGGGCCCGGGTCTCCTCTCACCTCCTCTCCCATGTCAGTCACCTCTCCTCTACTCACCTATACAACCCCTACCCCTATCAGTCCCCCACCCCAGGCGCTGTCCCCGGCTCAGCCCTATACAACTCTAGCTCCTATCCATCACCCTCGATCCCTACCATCCCCTGGGGCCTGTCCACCGGGGCATCCTTACTGGCAGCAGCAGCATGACTCGCCCCAGCTCCCACCATCCCATTCTATCCCACAGGCATCCCAGCCTGGGTCACCTATCCCACATGTCCAACAGCAacttcatcaccatcactcaGCTTCTTCAGACTCCCTTTCACAGTCTTCTCTCCCTAACTATCCTCCCCACACGGCCTCTCCTCactcccacccacaacacccccacccacagcacccccaccacctgcccccgCACGCCCACGGCCCACCCCAGCACCCGCCCACGCCCACCAGCCAGTCGCACGACAATCATGGGTcgccccacctgtgtcccccagggCCGCCGTGTCCGCCCCAGCACCATATGAACCACCCACCCCACGGGGGATACATGCCGCCCACCTCCATAGCACCGCCCGTGTCCTCGGCTGACCACATGTCCTTGCCGCCCACCGCCTCGTCGCCAGGCCTGGCCGCCCACCACTGGGACATGAAGCCGCCCGTGTCGGCGCCCTACATGTACTCCTGGTACGCCCCGGACCAACAGCATCTCCTCACTTAA
- the LOC123751053 gene encoding uncharacterized protein, with protein MMKAVQSGGARTPQGTPVVPSSPLTNAPLSTAASPYQTCSTPTPTSPASQSFGEPGALYQPPGPSYSKGAGPLAPAISVSQAGPDVDHHQDFSQHIKSEMMNPTAHSPNTASPHGLPPPPHPASEGGSPLSCVSHLHYSPHSESPQPHFPSVFSHSHPHSQPYYSHLSSPLSHPPQHPHPGHLPPHAHGPPQHPPTPTSQSHDNHGSPHLCPPGPPCPPQHHMNHPPHGGYMPPTSIAPPVSSADHMSLPPTASSPGLAAHHWDMKPPVSAPYMYSWYAPDQQHLLT; from the coding sequence ATGATGAAGGCGGTGCAATCCGGTGGGGCTCGAACCCCGCAGGGGACGCCGGTGGTGCCGAGTTCCCCACTCACCAACGCCCCTCTGTCGACCGCTGCCTCGCCGTACCAAACCTGTTCCACCCCTACACCAACCAGTCCAGCCAGTCAGTCCTTCGGCGAGCCCGGGGCCCTCTACCAGCCTCCAGGGCCCTCTTATTCCAAGGGGGCCGGTCCCCTTGCGCCTGCCATATCAGTCTCTCAGGCGGGTCCAGACGTCGATCACCACCAAGACTTCAGCCAACATATCAAGTCTGAAATGATGAACCCAACCGCACACTCCCCCAACACGGCCTCCCCTCATGGCCTGCCCCCGCCCCCCCACCCTGCGTCTGAGGGCGGCTCCCCTCTCTCATGTGTCTCACATCTACACTATTCCCCTCATTCAGAATCCCCGCAACCTCATTTCCCTTCAGTATTTTCTCATTCTCACCCTCATTCCCAACCATATTATTCTCATTTAAGTTCCCCTCTTTCTCACCCcccacagcacccacaccctggccacctgcCCCCGCACGCCCACGGCCCACCCCAGCACCCGCCCACGCCCACCAGCCAGTCGCACGACAATCATGGGTcgccccacctgtgtcccccagggCCGCCTTGTCCGCCCCAGCACCATATGAACCACCCACCCCACGGGGGCTACATGCCGCCCACCTCCATAGCACCGCCCGTGTCCTCGGCTGACCACATGTCCTTGCCGCCCACCGCCTCGTCGCCAGGCCTGGCCGCCCACCACTGGGACATGAAGCCACCCGTGTCGGCGCCCTACATGTACTCCTGGTACGCCCCGGACCAACAGCATCTCCTCACTTAA